The nucleotide window AGATATCCCAAAATTCTTTAGCTTCAGTTGCTGCGGTGCCAGTCATTCCAGCAAGTTTTTCATAAAGGCGAAAGTAATTTTGTAAAGTAATCATTGCTAATGTTTGAGTTTCAGCTTGAACTTTTACATTTTCCTTTGCCTCCAAAGCCTCGTGAATGCCGTCGGAGAATCTTCTTCCTGGCATCAAACGACCAGTAAATTCGTCAACGATAATTACTTTGCCATCTTGAACAATATAGTCAACGTCTCTTTTAAAATGGTCAAAGGCTTTAAGAAGTGCTTCTAAAGAAGCTAGTTTTTCACTTTTTCTTGCATAGATTTCGTAGAGTTTTTCTTTTTCAAAGATTTTTTCCTTTGGTGTTAAATCGGGATTTTCGTCAATTTTTTTGGTTTCAATTGCTAAGTCAGGTAACAAGAAAAAGTCGGGATCTCTAAGATATTCAATTACTTGTTTCCGACCTTTTTCTGTTAGCCTAATACTATGGTCTTTTTCGTCAGTTACATAATAAAGTTCTTCATCCAATTCATAAATCTTTTTTTCACGAATATATTCTAACTCAGTTTTTTCAATGAGTTTTTTAATTTCTACGTCCCTTTCCGCTTTTAATAATTGCGTATTTTTGGGCGATCCCCTTTTTGCTTGGAGGAATTTTATCCCTGCTTCTCTTATTTTTCCCTCTTTAAGAAGTTTCATTCCTTCCTCAACGATTCGAGAGACTAATACTGTTTGAAGATTGTATAAATTTCTTACTACCGGAGCCAATTCGCGATAGATATTTTTTTCTTCCTCTTCTACTGGACCAGAAATAATTAGAGGAGTTCGGGCTTCGTCAATTAAAATTGAATCCACTTCGTCAACAATTGCGTAATAATGACCTCTTTGGACTTTATCTTCCCATCTTAAAACCATATGGTCTCGAAGATAATCAAAACCAAATTCATTATTGGTGCCATAGGTGATATCACAATTGTATTCTCTTTTTCTTTCTTCGGTTTCCATTCCTTGCTGAATGCACCCAACGGTTAATCCCAGAGTTTCATAAATTGGTCCCATCCATTCCCTATCTCTTCTTGCTAGGTAATCGTTTACTGTTACTAGATGGACATTTTTGCCAGTTAAGGCATTTAGATATAATGGCATGGTGGCTACTAAAGTCTTACCTTCACCGGTTTTCATTTCTGCAATTTTACCTTGATGAAGAACAATCGCACCTAATAATTGGACATCGTAGGGAACCATATCCCAAGTAGTTTCTATATCACAAACAAGCCACTTTTTACCGCAGAGTCTTCGGCAAACCTCTTTTACCAACCCATAAGCCTCCGGTAAAATTGAATCTAAACTTTCTCCTTCAGAAATTCTTTTTTTAAAATCTTCAGTCTTTTTTATAAAATCTTCATCTTTTAAATTTTTAAATTTCTCAAAATAACTATTAATTTTTTCAACGATTGGCCAAAGTTTTTTTAGTTCCCTTTCGTTTTTAGTGCCACCAAATAATTTAATTAAAAGAGTTGATAAACCCATAAGAATTTTAGTTTTTTAATCCCTAACATCCCTAATAAATAATTATAACAAAAAAGAAAAATTTTGTCAATATAGATGAGTATTGAAGTTGTTAACTTATTGACCAAAAATAAGTTTTATTTAAAATTTTTATATGGCGGCGTAGCCAAGCAGCTAAGGCGGCGGTCTGCAAAACCGCTATTCCCGGGTGCAAATCCCGGCGCCGCCTTATATTTATTCTTATATATGGAACGATACAAAAAGATAATTGAAGAATTAAATAAAAGGAATGAACTGGCTTTAAAAGGTGGCGGCGAGGAAAGGATTCAAAAACAGCATGAGGCAGGAAAACTTACCGCTCGAGAAAGATTAGAAATTTTATTAGATAAAGATAGTTTTCAAGAGGTTGATAGGTTAAGGGTTCATGATTGTGTTGATTTCGGAATGAATAAAAAGAAATTTTATGGAGATGCGGTAGTAACCGGGTTTGGTAAAGTTGACGGTCGGGATGTAGCAGTTTTTTCTCAGGATTTTACCGTTTTTGGTGGCACCCTTTCTAAGGTGTTTGCGGAGAAAGTTTGTAAAATTATGGATTTGGCAATGAAAATTGGTATTCCGATAATTGGTTTAAACGACTCCGGTGGCGCGAGAATTCAAGAAGGGGTTGCCTCTTTGGGAGGTTATGCGGAAATATTTTTAAGAAACACTTTGGCTTCCGGAGTTATTCCACAAATTTCGGTGATAATGGGACCTTGTGCTGGTGGAGCGGTTTATTCACCGGCTTTGACTGATTTTATTATTATGACCGAGAAAACTAGTTATATGTTTATTACTGGACCAGAGGTAATCAAAGCAGTAACTCGAGAAGAGGTTACTATGGAAAAACTTGGTGGTGCGGATACTCATATGCAGGTTTCTGGAGTTGCCCATTTTAAAGGAAAGGATGATAAGGATTCATTAATGATTGCCAGAAAATTATTATCCTATTTGCCTTTAAATTACAAAGAAAAACCACCGAGAAGAGAAACCAATGATGACCCAAAAAGAAAGACACCGCAAATTAAAGAAATGCTTCCTGATGATCCAAGAAAATCCTATGATATGTTGCCAATAATCGAAGAAGTTGTGGATAGAGGAACCTTTTTTGAAGTCCAAAAAGATTGGGCAAAGAATATTATTATTGGCTTTGCTCGAATGAATGGCGAGGTTGTTGGTATTGTTGCTAATCAGCCGAAATATCTAGCCGGCTGTTTAGATATAAATGCTTCTGTTAAGGCTGCCCGGTTTGTAAGATTTTTGGATTGTTTCAATATTCCGATAATTACTTTTGTTGATGTGCCTGGTTTTTTACCAGGAACGGCGCAAGAGTACGGTGGAATAATAAGGCATGGTGCAAAATTATTATATGCTTACTGTGAAGCAACAGTACCCAAAATTACGGTAATTGTGAGAAAGGCATATGGTGGTGCTTATGATGTTATGTCTTCTAAACATATTCGAGGTGATTTTAATTTTGCTTACCCAACTGCCGAAATTGCCGTAATGGGTGCCGAAGGAGCGGTAAATATTATCTTCAAAAAGGAGATAGAATCTGCCGAAAATAAAGAAGAACTGAAAAAAAGATTGATTGAAGAATATGAAGAGAAATTTAATAATCCCTTTAAGGCAGCAGAACTTGGTTATATTGATGAGATTATAATGTTTGAAGATACAAGAGAGAAAATTATTTGGGCGTTAGAGTTATTAAAAAATAAAAAACTTAAGAATCCTAAGAAAAAGCACGGTAATATCCCCTTATAAATTCAAATAATCTTGACTTTTTAAAAAATTTTGATTATATTTAATTAAATCGGGGCGTGGCGCAGTGGTTTAGCGCACCAGCTTGGGGTGCTGGGGGTCGCTGGTTCAAATCCAGTCGCCCCGATATTTATTTATTAAAGTGAATAGATTATTAGAAATTAAAGATATATTTGTTAATTATGGGAAAGAAGAAATATTAAAAGGCATATCTCTTAATATTCAAAAGAACGAAAAGGTTATCTTATTGGGACCCAATGGTTCTGGCAAAACAACATTAGTAAAAACAATTTTAGGATTGCTTAAAATTAAAAACGGTTCAATAAAAATTTTTGGTAAAGAAATCGAAAATATCCGTGGAGAAACAAGATTGGCAACAAACTATCCACCGGTCTATTCATTATTCTCTATTAATCTGCGAGACCTTTTTGATCTTTATATTCATTTGAAAGGAGGAGATTTGGAATATGCCAAAACTCTTTTAGAGAATTTGGGATTAAAAAATGTATGGAAGAAAAAACTTCATCAACTTTCCGCAGGACAGCAGATTCTTGTTTGTAATATATTGGCAATAGCATCGAATCCCGAGTTGTTAATTTTAGATGAGCCTTTTGAGAATGCCGATCCTGCCCGAAGAGAAAAAATTTTAAATCTAATTCTAAATTATAAAGGTACAGTTTTACTAATAACTCATCAGCTTTCGGTTCTTGGATATTTTCCAAACTATTCGCTTTATTTTATCTTTGAAGGCAAGTTGTATGGGCCACTACAACCTTTAGAAAAAATATTAGAGACCTATATCCATTTAAAAGATTTAGAAAATCCTCTTTTGGTAATAGAAGTGGGTGGTAAGAAAATTTACTTAAGTGATAAAGTTGGTGACTATAAATT belongs to candidate division WOR-3 bacterium and includes:
- the secA gene encoding preprotein translocase subunit SecA; protein product: MGLSTLLIKLFGGTKNERELKKLWPIVEKINSYFEKFKNLKDEDFIKKTEDFKKRISEGESLDSILPEAYGLVKEVCRRLCGKKWLVCDIETTWDMVPYDVQLLGAIVLHQGKIAEMKTGEGKTLVATMPLYLNALTGKNVHLVTVNDYLARRDREWMGPIYETLGLTVGCIQQGMETEERKREYNCDITYGTNNEFGFDYLRDHMVLRWEDKVQRGHYYAIVDEVDSILIDEARTPLIISGPVEEEEKNIYRELAPVVRNLYNLQTVLVSRIVEEGMKLLKEGKIREAGIKFLQAKRGSPKNTQLLKAERDVEIKKLIEKTELEYIREKKIYELDEELYYVTDEKDHSIRLTEKGRKQVIEYLRDPDFFLLPDLAIETKKIDENPDLTPKEKIFEKEKLYEIYARKSEKLASLEALLKAFDHFKRDVDYIVQDGKVIIVDEFTGRLMPGRRFSDGIHEALEAKENVKVQAETQTLAMITLQNYFRLYEKLAGMTGTAATEAKEFWDIYRLEVIVIPTHKPVRRIDAPDIIYKTKNEKYKAILEEIEKWHKEGRPILVGTTSVEVSELLSRMLRRKGINHQVLNAKHHQKEAEIVAKAGQPYAVTIATNMAGRGTDIKLGPGVVKGKKCYINSNGDGDCEYWEKNPGKCLEEPPCGLYIIGTERHEARRIDNQLRGRSGRQGDPGFSRFFLSLEDDLMRLFGSDRVVSIMERFGKKEMEPLTHPLVTKAIENAQKRVEMRNFEIRKHLLEFDNVMNKQREVVYAWRDEILKGENIIELYKEASEAIIDNLLDKYATEKFPENWQWNELKTEFGLIYLVDLQIPPEEIPKMKKEILKEKLLAIANNRLLKRKEELGEETFQEFIKFIFLRTLDSKWQHLLRELDTIREGINWRAYGHQDPLIEYQKEAYNLFQTLMFDFYKEAITMLFRITVVPKQGKSPRRVVAYKPTITATLNEQSEEITQQTIIKEKKVGRNDPCPCGSGKKYKKCCGKNK
- a CDS encoding acyl-CoA carboxylase subunit beta — translated: MERYKKIIEELNKRNELALKGGGEERIQKQHEAGKLTARERLEILLDKDSFQEVDRLRVHDCVDFGMNKKKFYGDAVVTGFGKVDGRDVAVFSQDFTVFGGTLSKVFAEKVCKIMDLAMKIGIPIIGLNDSGGARIQEGVASLGGYAEIFLRNTLASGVIPQISVIMGPCAGGAVYSPALTDFIIMTEKTSYMFITGPEVIKAVTREEVTMEKLGGADTHMQVSGVAHFKGKDDKDSLMIARKLLSYLPLNYKEKPPRRETNDDPKRKTPQIKEMLPDDPRKSYDMLPIIEEVVDRGTFFEVQKDWAKNIIIGFARMNGEVVGIVANQPKYLAGCLDINASVKAARFVRFLDCFNIPIITFVDVPGFLPGTAQEYGGIIRHGAKLLYAYCEATVPKITVIVRKAYGGAYDVMSSKHIRGDFNFAYPTAEIAVMGAEGAVNIIFKKEIESAENKEELKKRLIEEYEEKFNNPFKAAELGYIDEIIMFEDTREKIIWALELLKNKKLKNPKKKHGNIPL
- a CDS encoding ATP-binding cassette domain-containing protein, which encodes MNRLLEIKDIFVNYGKEEILKGISLNIQKNEKVILLGPNGSGKTTLVKTILGLLKIKNGSIKIFGKEIENIRGETRLATNYPPVYSLFSINLRDLFDLYIHLKGGDLEYAKTLLENLGLKNVWKKKLHQLSAGQQILVCNILAIASNPELLILDEPFENADPARREKILNLILNYKGTVLLITHQLSVLGYFPNYSLYFIFEGKLYGPLQPLEKILETYIHLKDLENPLLVIEVGGKKIYLSDKVGDYKLKDFIDITRIYEILI